In Intestinibacillus sp. Marseille-P6563, a single genomic region encodes these proteins:
- the dnaX gene encoding DNA polymerase III subunit gamma/tau gives MYQALYRKWRPLTFADVIGQQHITDTLRAQLTSGRLSHAYLFAGTRGTGKTTCAKILARAVNCEHPVNGDPCGECAACRGILEGSVLDVVEIDAASNNGVDNIRDIREEVRYTPSTVKKRVYIIDEVHMLSTGAFNALLKTLEEPPSHVLFILATTEIHKVPATILSRCQRFDFRRITPEDIARRLMDIALAEQIPLTEGGARLIARLADGAMRDALSMLDRTAGCDPVDEDAVSRSVGILGANDATELMACIRADDLGGAVQRIGQAYDSGRDLGGVFDQLLGLIRDMLLVKTAKSDVSSMLSPAYSLRQVQNLCEGVAASTLIAWSRILQESQGRLKTAANRRVEAELTIVRLCTLGGDGYDSLEGRVEALEEKVKNGIAVRAVPADTGNDVPPPPGDADAPPPPDDADAPPWLEDEERAPAPQAPAAPTKAKPAAPAAPVEKPWELWPKLLNALTGKINMGALTCMKAGYVRAVLQDGTLQLFCDDDITAGLLKADPTKTRIADAAAALHGGPLKLRVYEPGKKPKPSKSNHEIDEVLQKAQSLDIEITELS, from the coding sequence ATGTATCAGGCGTTATACCGCAAATGGCGGCCGCTGACCTTTGCCGATGTCATCGGCCAGCAGCACATTACCGACACGCTGCGCGCGCAGCTGACCAGCGGACGCTTGTCCCATGCCTATCTGTTCGCGGGCACACGCGGCACGGGCAAAACCACCTGTGCCAAGATTTTAGCCCGGGCGGTGAACTGCGAACATCCGGTAAATGGCGACCCGTGCGGTGAATGTGCCGCGTGCCGCGGCATTTTGGAAGGCTCGGTGCTCGACGTGGTCGAGATCGACGCAGCTTCCAACAACGGCGTCGACAACATCCGCGACATCCGCGAGGAAGTGCGCTATACCCCTTCGACGGTCAAAAAGCGTGTGTACATCATCGACGAGGTGCACATGCTGTCCACGGGCGCGTTCAACGCCCTACTCAAAACCCTGGAAGAACCGCCGTCGCACGTGCTGTTCATCCTGGCGACCACCGAAATTCATAAGGTCCCGGCGACCATTTTGTCCCGCTGCCAGCGGTTCGATTTCCGGCGCATCACGCCCGAGGACATTGCCCGGCGGCTGATGGACATTGCGCTGGCCGAACAAATCCCGCTCACCGAGGGCGGTGCACGGCTGATTGCCCGTCTGGCCGACGGCGCGATGCGCGATGCGCTGTCCATGCTCGACCGGACGGCGGGCTGTGACCCGGTGGACGAAGACGCGGTCAGCCGGTCGGTGGGCATCCTGGGCGCAAACGACGCGACCGAACTGATGGCCTGCATCCGGGCGGATGACCTGGGCGGGGCCGTGCAGCGCATCGGGCAGGCCTATGACAGCGGCCGCGACCTTGGGGGCGTGTTTGACCAGCTGCTGGGGCTGATCCGCGATATGCTACTGGTCAAGACGGCCAAGAGCGACGTATCGTCCATGCTGTCGCCCGCCTATTCGCTGCGGCAGGTGCAAAACCTGTGCGAAGGCGTCGCGGCATCGACCTTGATTGCCTGGTCGCGCATTTTGCAGGAGAGCCAGGGACGGCTCAAAACCGCAGCCAACCGGCGCGTGGAAGCCGAACTGACCATCGTGCGTCTGTGCACCCTGGGCGGGGATGGCTATGATTCGCTGGAAGGCCGGGTGGAAGCGCTCGAAGAAAAGGTGAAAAACGGCATTGCCGTGCGTGCCGTACCGGCAGATACCGGAAATGACGTTCCGCCCCCGCCGGGGGATGCGGACGCGCCTCCGCCGCCGGACGACGCCGACGCGCCGCCCTGGCTCGAGGACGAAGAACGCGCACCGGCACCGCAGGCACCTGCGGCGCCCACCAAGGCCAAACCGGCAGCCCCAGCGGCTCCGGTCGAAAAACCGTGGGAACTGTGGCCCAAGCTGCTCAATGCCTTGACCGGCAAGATCAACATGGGCGCGCTGACCTGCATGAAGGCAGGGTATGTGCGGGCGGTTTTGCAGGATGGCACCTTGCAGCTGTTCTGCGACGACGATATTACGGCCGGGCTGCTCAAAGCCGACCCGACCAAGACGCGCATCGCGGACGCCGCGGCAGCACTTCACGGCGGGCCGCTCAAATTGCGCGTGTATGAACCGGGCAAAAAGCCCAAACCGAGCAAATCCAATCACGAAATTGACGAGGTTTTGCAAAAGGCACAATCTCTGGACATTGAAATCACCGAACTATCTTAA
- a CDS encoding transglycosylase domain-containing protein, with the protein MAKRKKGRTEGKLKKFRFFLVSFLLVCVMSASICGVAFALYLRIYIEPNATIDINEMMLDVDMTSMIYAWDNEKQDYVEYEVLRAPENRIWADLDEIPKDLQNAFIAIEDKRFYEHNGVDWRRTANGVLNWITGSEGGGSTITQQLIKNLTNEKDYSVKRKLNEIFRALQLEKDLNDKDKILEMYLNLIYLGQGAYGVNTAATTYFGKDLQDLDLAECAILAGITKNPSLYDPFNHPETIKERQETILDEMCKQGMITESERDAAKAEELEYKYEDAQKAINNTYSYFTDAVIEDVINDLVEKKGYSEQMARWKVTSGGVQIYATVDTNVQQAMEEVYADESNFPSVSRNGVQPQSAMVVCNQQGDVVGIVGGRGEKTQSRSLLRSESPRQAGSSIKPLSVYAPAMDAGIITPYSVRDNEPFMELNGKDWPRNDSGGYTGPMVIRDAVAKSINAVAVRVVDEMTPQASFDFLTQQLNFTHLNNPEDIDLSPMALGGMNGGVTVREMAAGFSIFLNDGIYNGARTYTKVLNSDGTVLLENPQLNRKVFENEKTVYYMREVLSAVTEEGTGRRVNVSGMATAGKTGTSQSKRDLWFCGFTPYYVGATWFGYDTDYTLNNVSGNPSINLWNAVMNKIHANLESKDFDMGDDSNFETASFCTQSGLAPSSACRANGTVETGRYWKGDAPSEVCTECRRQVVEEPEDEEEKPEGATDPENPEGGSGEQTGGEGGNQSGDGGGQTTTPTDPGTTTPPEETDPEA; encoded by the coding sequence ATGGCAAAACGAAAAAAAGGAAGAACCGAGGGCAAACTCAAAAAGTTCCGCTTCTTCCTGGTTTCCTTTTTGCTGGTTTGCGTGATGAGCGCAAGTATCTGCGGCGTTGCATTCGCCCTGTATTTGCGCATTTACATTGAACCCAATGCAACGATCGACATCAACGAAATGATGCTGGACGTGGATATGACCAGCATGATCTACGCATGGGATAACGAAAAGCAGGACTATGTGGAGTATGAAGTCCTCCGTGCTCCGGAAAACCGCATTTGGGCTGATCTGGATGAAATTCCGAAAGATCTGCAAAATGCCTTTATTGCAATCGAGGACAAACGTTTTTATGAACATAATGGCGTAGACTGGCGTCGAACGGCCAACGGTGTGCTCAACTGGATCACCGGGTCGGAAGGCGGCGGCTCCACTATCACGCAACAGCTGATCAAGAATCTGACGAACGAAAAGGACTACTCGGTCAAGCGCAAACTCAATGAGATTTTCCGTGCGCTGCAACTGGAGAAGGACCTAAATGACAAAGATAAGATTCTGGAGATGTACCTGAATCTGATCTACCTGGGACAGGGCGCTTATGGCGTCAATACCGCGGCGACCACGTATTTTGGCAAGGACTTGCAGGATTTGGATCTCGCGGAATGTGCGATCCTGGCGGGCATTACCAAAAATCCCTCGCTGTATGACCCCTTCAACCATCCAGAAACCATCAAAGAGCGGCAGGAGACCATCCTGGACGAGATGTGTAAGCAAGGGATGATTACCGAAAGCGAGCGCGATGCCGCAAAGGCCGAAGAACTCGAATACAAGTATGAAGATGCCCAAAAGGCCATCAACAACACCTATTCGTACTTTACCGATGCCGTCATCGAAGACGTGATCAACGATCTGGTCGAAAAGAAGGGCTATTCGGAACAGATGGCACGCTGGAAAGTCACCTCGGGCGGCGTGCAGATCTATGCGACCGTGGACACGAATGTGCAGCAGGCAATGGAAGAAGTCTATGCCGACGAGTCCAATTTCCCGAGCGTATCGCGCAACGGCGTCCAGCCGCAAAGCGCGATGGTGGTATGCAACCAACAGGGCGATGTCGTCGGCATTGTCGGCGGACGAGGCGAAAAGACCCAAAGCCGATCTTTGCTGCGTTCGGAATCGCCGCGACAGGCGGGTTCGTCGATCAAACCGCTGTCGGTGTATGCGCCGGCCATGGATGCAGGAATCATCACTCCCTATTCGGTGCGTGACAACGAACCGTTTATGGAACTCAACGGCAAGGACTGGCCGCGTAACGACAGCGGCGGGTATACCGGACCAATGGTCATCCGCGATGCGGTCGCCAAGTCGATTAACGCCGTTGCGGTGCGGGTGGTCGATGAAATGACCCCGCAGGCATCGTTTGATTTCCTGACCCAGCAGCTGAATTTCACGCACCTGAACAATCCGGAAGATATCGACCTCAGCCCCATGGCGCTGGGCGGTATGAACGGTGGTGTTACCGTGCGGGAAATGGCAGCCGGATTCTCGATTTTCCTCAACGATGGCATCTACAATGGTGCGCGCACCTATACCAAGGTGCTCAATTCGGACGGAACCGTTCTGCTGGAAAATCCGCAGCTCAACCGCAAGGTCTTTGAAAATGAAAAGACGGTTTACTACATGCGGGAAGTTCTCAGCGCGGTTACCGAGGAAGGCACCGGCCGCCGGGTCAATGTATCGGGCATGGCGACCGCCGGTAAGACCGGTACGTCGCAGTCCAAGCGTGACCTGTGGTTCTGTGGTTTCACGCCATACTATGTGGGTGCGACCTGGTTTGGTTACGATACCGACTATACCCTGAACAATGTCAGCGGCAACCCCTCGATCAATCTGTGGAATGCGGTCATGAACAAGATCCATGCAAACCTGGAATCCAAGGACTTTGACATGGGCGATGACAGCAATTTCGAAACCGCATCCTTCTGTACGCAGTCGGGTCTTGCACCCAGTTCGGCTTGCCGCGCCAATGGCACGGTCGAAACCGGACGGTACTGGAAGGGCGATGCACCGAGCGAAGTGTGCACCGAGTGCCGTCGCCAGGTGGTCGAAGAACCGGAGGACGAGGAAGAGAAGCCCGAAGGCGCAACCGATCCGGAAAATCCGGAAGGCGGTTCGGGTGAACAGACCGGCGGCGAAGGCGGAAACCAGAGCGGTGACGGCGGTGGACAGACCACCACGCCGACCGATCCGGGCACGACCACACCACCGGAGGAAACCGATCCGGAAGCATAG
- a CDS encoding BofC C-terminal domain-containing protein, with protein MNRSRSPLWLLAFGGAAAAFLCSLWLLFSSQQLAPVEATTAAATTSTPPSYYATLSNNHVVIYLNGQPEPVLITEIDARTLPDADREQLEQGIQLANAADVNQLLEDYSG; from the coding sequence ATGAATCGATCCCGTTCCCCGCTCTGGCTGCTGGCCTTTGGCGGCGCTGCCGCCGCGTTCCTCTGCTCGCTTTGGCTGCTCTTTTCCTCCCAACAGCTTGCGCCCGTTGAGGCGACCACCGCTGCGGCCACCACCAGCACGCCACCCAGTTATTATGCCACGCTCTCGAATAATCATGTGGTCATTTACCTGAACGGTCAGCCCGAGCCGGTGCTTATCACCGAAATCGATGCGCGCACCTTGCCGGATGCCGATCGCGAACAGCTGGAACAAGGCATCCAGCTGGCCAATGCCGCGGACGTCAACCAGCTTTTGGAGGATTACAGCGGCTGA
- a CDS encoding polysaccharide deacetylase family protein → MKFLHSHFHWPRKWKFIGGALALVLCGAVVLHVLHSPAPAVAASVTDWGLSFQTEGAAPIGNATAEALKEYDAYYVGDTTQPVIYLTFDAGYESGDTAAILDALKKHQAPACFFVVSNYIESAPDLIKRMVAEGHLVGNHTSTHPDMSQIADAAAFEKELRGVEEQFQALTGQELPKFYRPPQGKYSEENLKQAKALGYTTVFWSLAYVDWYADNQPTAEQAFEKLIPRIHNGAIVLLHSTSHTNAQILDELLTRYEQMGYRFGSLTELTANP, encoded by the coding sequence TTGAAATTTTTGCATTCCCACTTCCATTGGCCGAGAAAATGGAAGTTCATCGGCGGTGCGCTTGCCTTGGTGCTGTGCGGCGCGGTGGTTCTGCATGTGCTGCATTCCCCGGCGCCCGCCGTTGCCGCATCGGTGACCGACTGGGGGCTTTCCTTCCAGACCGAAGGCGCGGCGCCGATTGGCAATGCCACGGCCGAAGCCTTGAAAGAATACGATGCCTATTATGTCGGCGATACCACCCAGCCGGTCATATACCTCACCTTCGATGCCGGGTATGAAAGCGGCGACACGGCAGCCATTCTGGATGCGCTGAAAAAGCATCAGGCGCCTGCCTGCTTCTTTGTGGTCAGCAACTATATTGAAAGCGCGCCCGATTTAATCAAGCGCATGGTCGCCGAAGGCCATCTGGTCGGCAACCACACCTCGACCCATCCGGATATGTCCCAAATCGCCGATGCAGCGGCTTTTGAAAAGGAACTGCGCGGCGTGGAGGAACAATTCCAGGCTCTGACCGGACAGGAACTGCCCAAGTTCTATCGTCCGCCCCAGGGCAAATACAGCGAGGAAAACCTCAAACAGGCCAAGGCGCTGGGCTATACGACCGTCTTTTGGAGTCTGGCCTATGTCGATTGGTATGCCGACAACCAGCCAACCGCCGAGCAGGCGTTTGAAAAGCTCATCCCCCGCATCCACAACGGAGCGATCGTCCTGCTGCATTCAACCTCGCACACGAACGCCCAAATCCTGGATGAACTGCTCACCCGGTACGAGCAGATGGGATATCGTTTCGGCTCGCTCACCGAACTGACGGCCAATCCCTAA
- the aroF gene encoding 3-deoxy-7-phosphoheptulonate synthase: MILILKPNPDQARIATLIGHIKKMGLSVNYSEGSRTTILGLLGDTSAIDPEDFEVFDIVERVQRVTEPFKQVNRKMHPEDTVIEVAGRKIGAGYFNVFAGPCSVESEEQILEVAERVKKAGASFLRGGAFKPRTSPYSFQGLEAEGLKLLLEAKRQTGMPIVTEIMSEKHLDLFADVDIIQLGARNMQNFMLLKELGRSDKPILLKRGLSATMEEFLMAAEYIFAGGNKNVMLCERGIRTFETMIRNNLDISAVPLVKSLTHLPIIIDPSHAAGKRELVQPLSRAAIAAGADGLMIETHNNPACALCDGAQSLDLPMFDNVMDDIKRRVAFEGRSM, encoded by the coding sequence ATGATCCTCATTTTAAAGCCCAATCCGGACCAGGCCCGCATTGCCACGTTGATCGGCCATATCAAAAAGATGGGACTGTCGGTCAACTATTCCGAAGGCTCCCGTACGACGATCCTCGGCCTGCTGGGCGATACCTCCGCGATTGACCCGGAGGATTTCGAGGTTTTTGATATTGTAGAACGCGTACAGCGTGTCACCGAACCGTTCAAGCAGGTCAACCGCAAGATGCACCCCGAGGATACCGTCATCGAGGTAGCTGGCCGCAAGATCGGCGCCGGATATTTCAACGTCTTTGCCGGACCGTGCTCGGTCGAGAGCGAAGAGCAGATCCTGGAAGTTGCCGAACGGGTCAAAAAAGCCGGGGCATCTTTCCTGCGCGGCGGCGCATTCAAACCGCGCACCTCGCCCTACTCGTTCCAGGGCCTGGAAGCCGAAGGGCTCAAGCTGCTGCTCGAAGCCAAGCGGCAGACCGGCATGCCCATCGTCACCGAAATCATGAGCGAAAAGCATCTCGACCTGTTCGCCGATGTGGACATCATCCAGCTGGGCGCGCGCAATATGCAGAACTTTATGCTGCTCAAGGAGCTGGGCCGGTCGGACAAGCCCATTTTGCTCAAGCGCGGCCTGTCCGCAACCATGGAAGAATTCCTCATGGCGGCCGAGTACATCTTTGCCGGCGGCAACAAGAATGTTATGTTGTGCGAACGTGGTATCCGTACCTTTGAAACCATGATCCGCAACAATCTGGACATTTCGGCTGTGCCGCTGGTCAAGAGCCTGACCCATCTGCCGATCATCATTGACCCGAGCCATGCGGCGGGCAAGCGGGAACTGGTGCAGCCGCTCTCGCGCGCAGCGATTGCCGCGGGTGCGGACGGCCTGATGATCGAAACGCACAACAATCCGGCATGCGCCCTGTGCGATGGTGCACAGTCGCTCGACCTGCCGATGTTTGACAACGTGATGGATGACATCAAACGCCGCGTTGCATTCGAAGGACGCAGCATGTAA
- a CDS encoding peptidoglycan recognition protein family protein encodes MKIVSFRTKPKKKRSPAKSAGTGRRGRKKRNLRPLAVGGILLVLILLAVVVQQTIVASWLHKEDANLTYIDDIPVHEDFLPEGYAARPGEKRVIRYVVIHETDNENEGADAEAHNHFMHTNGKDNELSWHYTVDDHEIWHHIPDDETAFHAGDHMEDGGGNKNGIGVEMCVNADGDYEQTLKNAQKLAATLLHEYGLSIDDLKKHQDFSGKNCPSRLLNAGRWDEFVQGVKTELEALEAA; translated from the coding sequence GTGAAGATCGTAAGTTTCCGAACCAAACCCAAAAAGAAGCGCAGTCCGGCCAAATCGGCGGGGACCGGTCGGCGGGGCCGGAAAAAGCGCAACCTGCGGCCGCTGGCCGTGGGCGGCATCCTGCTGGTACTGATTTTGCTGGCCGTTGTGGTGCAGCAGACCATCGTGGCCAGTTGGCTACATAAAGAGGACGCAAACCTCACGTATATTGACGACATTCCGGTGCATGAGGACTTTTTGCCCGAAGGCTATGCCGCCCGGCCGGGCGAAAAGCGGGTGATTCGGTATGTGGTCATCCATGAAACCGACAATGAGAACGAAGGGGCCGACGCCGAAGCGCATAACCACTTTATGCACACAAATGGCAAGGATAATGAACTAAGCTGGCATTACACGGTGGATGACCATGAAATCTGGCACCACATTCCAGACGACGAAACCGCCTTCCATGCGGGCGACCATATGGAGGACGGCGGCGGCAACAAAAACGGCATTGGTGTGGAAATGTGCGTCAACGCGGACGGCGACTACGAACAGACGCTGAAAAATGCACAAAAATTGGCGGCCACCCTGCTGCATGAGTATGGTCTGTCCATTGACGATTTGAAAAAGCATCAGGACTTTTCGGGCAAAAACTGTCCGTCCCGGCTGCTCAATGCCGGCCGATGGGACGAATTTGTGCAAGGTGTGAAGACCGAACTCGAGGCCTTGGAAGCGGCATAA
- a CDS encoding O-antigen ligase family protein, which produces MSQTTKKLESFFWFYLILNPILDIVSGLYIQFVTKGDVYSSASIAPITPSLVVRMVVLLVMVGYIFLIRDWKSVKIAIPMGVAWLLSVASEFITFDGVSIFIDIQYFSRFAYNVAVFFVYCRLMERSGLPREQVIEKIHQFIMASLFLLTVVIVVPYIFGAGHYTYADRFGYRGFRGFYYSGNDITGALMILFPIGSCYFLSIPARDMNRKRMALLALPLAMTLLSMLMIGTKTAFLAIGVSIFGIVVYALVQLAHKDPEAFKRVICVAILFVLLFAVISGLSMLVSGTSIGDTLEGTLRGFGDAKGESAETLLFSGRLKKLMPSWNDYTGGGPLTWLFGVGRGSQVETIEMDLCETLIYYGIFGFIAMLWLFFKEGVAFVGRFFRQFSILGLGAFLSLGLCVGYLTIAGHVLFTVTSGFYFAVTLAYARFITGGDLQKR; this is translated from the coding sequence GTGTCCCAAACGACAAAGAAACTGGAGTCATTTTTCTGGTTTTACTTGATTTTGAACCCGATTTTGGACATTGTGAGCGGTCTGTACATTCAGTTCGTCACCAAGGGCGACGTGTATAGTTCTGCAAGCATTGCTCCCATCACCCCGTCGCTGGTGGTGCGCATGGTGGTGCTGCTGGTCATGGTGGGGTATATTTTCCTCATCCGCGACTGGAAATCGGTCAAGATCGCCATCCCCATGGGCGTGGCCTGGCTGCTCAGTGTCGCCAGTGAGTTCATCACCTTTGACGGCGTTTCGATTTTCATCGATATTCAGTATTTTTCCCGCTTTGCCTACAATGTAGCGGTCTTTTTTGTGTATTGCCGTTTGATGGAGCGCAGTGGTCTGCCGCGGGAGCAGGTGATCGAAAAGATTCACCAGTTCATCATGGCGTCGCTGTTCCTGCTGACGGTTGTGATCGTGGTGCCGTATATTTTTGGCGCCGGGCATTATACGTATGCGGACCGCTTTGGCTACCGTGGGTTCCGCGGCTTCTATTATTCGGGCAACGACATTACCGGCGCCCTGATGATTTTGTTCCCGATCGGGTCGTGCTATTTTCTGTCCATCCCCGCGCGGGATATGAACCGCAAGCGCATGGCGTTGCTCGCTCTGCCGCTGGCCATGACCCTGCTGAGCATGCTGATGATCGGTACTAAGACCGCCTTTTTAGCCATCGGTGTTTCGATTTTTGGCATTGTCGTGTATGCGCTGGTACAGCTGGCGCACAAAGATCCCGAAGCTTTCAAGCGTGTGATCTGTGTGGCGATTTTGTTTGTGCTGTTGTTTGCGGTGATTTCGGGCCTTTCCATGCTCGTCAGCGGCACCAGCATTGGCGATACGCTGGAAGGCACCCTTCGCGGCTTTGGCGACGCGAAGGGCGAATCGGCGGAAACGCTGCTGTTTAGCGGTCGTCTGAAAAAGCTTATGCCGTCGTGGAATGATTATACGGGCGGCGGGCCGCTCACCTGGCTGTTCGGCGTGGGCCGTGGTTCCCAGGTGGAAACGATCGAGATGGATCTCTGCGAAACCTTGATCTATTACGGTATTTTTGGTTTCATTGCCATGTTGTGGCTGTTTTTCAAGGAAGGTGTGGCATTTGTCGGGCGGTTCTTCCGCCAGTTCAGCATCTTGGGTCTGGGCGCATTTTTGTCACTCGGCCTGTGCGTGGGCTATCTGACGATTGCAGGACATGTGCTGTTCACCGTAACATCGGGCTTCTATTTTGCAGTCACACTGGCGTACGCCAGATTTATCACGGGCGGCGATTTGCAGAAGCGCTGA
- a CDS encoding stage II sporulation protein R gives MMLRRIELTLALVLAFLFTYAAAVSQQQNELAGGLLRLHVVANSDSPHDQQIKLQVRDAVLEFCQPILEGARDRAEVQERLEGQMQALANHAQQTLWDAGEDRSVTVRLAEEYYPTRDYPSFSLPAGNYLGLRVTIGEGVGHNWWCVVFPPLCKEAAAGETTQTPEEELKPQYSFRFKTAEVIGMLRHQFFSNPK, from the coding sequence ATGATGCTCAGAAGAATCGAATTGACCCTGGCGCTTGTGCTGGCCTTTTTGTTTACATATGCCGCAGCGGTCAGCCAGCAGCAAAATGAACTGGCGGGCGGTTTGCTGCGGCTGCATGTGGTCGCCAATTCCGATTCGCCCCACGACCAGCAGATCAAACTGCAAGTGCGCGACGCGGTTTTGGAATTTTGCCAGCCGATTTTGGAAGGCGCGCGTGACCGGGCCGAAGTACAGGAGCGGCTGGAAGGGCAGATGCAGGCTCTGGCCAATCATGCCCAGCAGACGCTCTGGGATGCCGGGGAGGACCGGAGCGTCACCGTCCGTTTGGCCGAGGAATATTATCCGACGCGGGATTATCCGTCATTTTCGCTGCCGGCCGGCAATTACCTGGGGCTGCGGGTGACGATCGGCGAAGGCGTGGGTCATAACTGGTGGTGCGTGGTCTTTCCACCGCTGTGCAAAGAGGCAGCAGCCGGGGAAACCACCCAGACCCCGGAAGAGGAGCTCAAACCGCAGTATTCTTTCCGATTCAAGACCGCCGAAGTGATCGGGATGCTGCGGCATCAGTTTTTCTCAAATCCAAAATAA
- the ispE gene encoding 4-(cytidine 5'-diphospho)-2-C-methyl-D-erythritol kinase: MKHTQMNEITVKAYAKINLTLDVTGRLPNGYHTVKMVMQSVDLHDDLHLRRGGGMGIRMKSNIRFLPSDEGNLAVRAARLFLEQTGLPDDGVDIDLFKRIPVAAGMAGGSSNAAAVLRGMNQLYGAGLSAAELREIGLAIGADVPYCIEGGSMLAEGIGEVLTPLPPMPACHVVACKPPFSVVTAKVYARMNGGKLAIRPDTRGMLQALEAQDYGGVCHRLYNVMEMVTGSDYAEIGEIKDTMLDHGADGAIMSGSGPTVFGLFASEENAKDAAAALQGRFSETFITHIRNEKNQV, encoded by the coding sequence TTGAAACATACACAGATGAACGAGATTACGGTAAAGGCATACGCCAAAATCAATTTAACCCTGGACGTGACCGGACGGTTGCCCAACGGGTATCACACAGTCAAAATGGTGATGCAGTCGGTCGATCTGCACGACGATCTGCATCTGCGGCGCGGCGGCGGTATGGGCATCCGCATGAAGAGCAACATCCGGTTTTTGCCCAGCGATGAGGGCAATCTGGCCGTGCGGGCCGCACGGCTGTTTTTGGAGCAGACCGGTCTGCCCGACGATGGGGTGGACATTGATCTGTTCAAACGCATCCCGGTCGCAGCCGGGATGGCAGGCGGTTCGTCCAATGCGGCGGCCGTCCTGCGCGGCATGAATCAGCTGTATGGCGCCGGTCTGTCGGCTGCCGAACTGCGGGAGATCGGCCTGGCCATTGGCGCCGATGTGCCGTATTGCATTGAAGGCGGTTCCATGTTGGCCGAAGGCATCGGAGAAGTTTTGACCCCGCTGCCGCCCATGCCTGCCTGTCATGTGGTCGCGTGCAAACCGCCGTTTTCGGTGGTGACCGCCAAGGTCTATGCGCGGATGAACGGCGGCAAGCTGGCCATCCGGCCGGACACCAGAGGCATGCTGCAGGCGCTGGAAGCACAGGATTATGGCGGGGTGTGCCACCGCCTATATAATGTGATGGAGATGGTGACCGGCAGCGACTATGCCGAGATCGGGGAGATCAAGGACACCATGCTCGACCATGGCGCGGACGGCGCGATCATGAGCGGTTCGGGCCCGACCGTGTTCGGCCTGTTTGCGTCCGAAGAAAACGCCAAGGATGCGGCGGCTGCGCTGCAAGGACGTTTTTCCGAAACTTTTATCACCCACATCCGCAACGAAAAAAATCAAGTTTAA
- a CDS encoding histidinol-phosphatase HisJ family protein, whose protein sequence is MLVDCHMHSRFSFDAQPDTVQQIAEASIERGLSTIAITDHKDYFYHGKPPMELDVPGVLAEIDAVRAQYDGKIEVLKGIELGEIHADPDAAALLEAYPFDTVIGSMHVMPNNVDFYDMDYDHLDQEQLLRDYLMEAKKMVEYGGFDVLAHLDYPLRVMKRDNNHPSFANFMEWVVPLLRTVIDREISLEINAAGLFGWMKKVGPEDFVLAEYRRLGGTMVSIGSDSHAAASVGRGIESCIAHAKAHGFDYVMVYRARKGEAVSI, encoded by the coding sequence ATGCTTGTTGATTGCCATATGCACTCCCGCTTTTCGTTCGATGCCCAGCCGGACACCGTCCAGCAGATTGCGGAAGCATCCATCGAACGGGGCTTGTCCACGATCGCCATTACCGATCACAAGGATTATTTTTATCATGGCAAGCCGCCCATGGAACTGGATGTTCCCGGCGTACTGGCCGAGATCGACGCGGTGCGCGCCCAATACGACGGGAAGATCGAAGTGCTGAAGGGCATCGAATTGGGCGAGATCCATGCCGACCCGGATGCGGCAGCGCTGCTCGAAGCCTATCCGTTTGATACGGTGATCGGCTCCATGCATGTGATGCCCAACAACGTCGATTTTTATGACATGGATTACGACCATTTGGATCAGGAGCAGCTTTTGCGCGATTACCTGATGGAAGCCAAAAAGATGGTCGAATACGGCGGATTTGATGTGCTGGCCCATTTGGATTACCCCCTGCGAGTCATGAAGCGCGATAATAACCATCCCTCCTTTGCCAATTTTATGGAATGGGTCGTCCCGCTGCTGCGCACGGTCATTGACCGGGAGATTTCCTTGGAAATCAATGCAGCCGGTCTGTTTGGCTGGATGAAAAAAGTCGGGCCGGAGGATTTTGTCTTGGCAGAATACCGGCGCCTGGGCGGGACCATGGTTTCCATTGGTTCGGATTCCCATGCGGCGGCTTCGGTGGGGCGCGGAATTGAATCCTGCATTGCCCATGCCAAGGCCCATGGCTTTGATTATGTGATGGTTTACCGTGCGCGTAAAGGTGAGGCGGTATCGATTTGA
- a CDS encoding DUF378 domain-containing protein — protein MNRLALTLVIIGAINWGILSIAGLDLVGWLFGGQGTVISRLIYGLVGLAGIWACSFFFKLQAADRTT, from the coding sequence ATGAACCGTCTTGCACTTACTCTTGTCATTATCGGCGCGATCAACTGGGGTATCCTCAGCATCGCAGGGTTGGATTTAGTCGGTTGGCTGTTTGGCGGCCAGGGTACTGTCATCAGCCGTTTGATCTATGGTCTGGTCGGTTTGGCCGGCATCTGGGCTTGCAGCTTTTTCTTTAAACTTCAGGCGGCCGATCGCACCACCTGA